The Candidatus Woesearchaeota archaeon nucleotide sequence ATAATAAAGAATTTGGGAAAAATATTGCATTTATTGATTATTTATATGTAATTGACAAATTTAAAGCTCCAGCAAATCTATTTCTTGAAAATATCTTTGATAAAAATGTTGTTAGAGAATATTCATTTAATAATTTAAAAGAAAATGATACTAAAAAAGATTTAGAAAAACTCGACCAGATTGACAAACAAATAATATATGAATTATCTCAAAACCCTAAAGAAACATATGCTAAAATTGCAATAGATACAAAACTTACAGCTGAAGCTATAAAGTACAGAGTTAAGAGATTAGAAAACAATAGATATATTACAGGAAATAGTATTGTAATAGATGGAAATAAATTCGGAAAAATATGGTGTAGCGTTTTACTAAACATTAATTCAGGAAAAATGAATGAATTTAAAAAATTCTTGAAAGAACAAGCATTCTTAAGTAATTATGCTGAAACTATAGGTAATTGGAATTTTACTGCAAATTTCTTTGCCAATTCAATTGAAGAACTGTACGAATCATTAAATATTGTTAGAAATAAATTTTCCGAAGATATTAATAACTTTGAATTTTTAATAATCTTTGATTTTTATAAATTTCCTAAATTACCTAGTTGTATTTTAGAGTGAATTAATTATTGATTTTTAATTCATCTATTCTTTTATTCAAATCTTTTGAGAATATTTCTGCTCCAATATAGTTTAGATGATCTAAATCAAAAAATAATGAATCATTATCCATATAAGTCTCACTGTAATCAAAAATGGTGAAATTAATATTATTATCTCTGACAACTTCTCCAATACTTAAATAGTATTCTTTAACAGATGAATCATTAAGATTCAATCTCACATTATGAGGATATTTAATAAAAATAACTCCAATTTCATTTTTCTTTGATAACTTCAATATTCTATCCAAACTAATTAAATCAACTTTAGAATCCATTTTATAATCTATAACAAATGTATTATTGTTTAAAACACCATTTGAAAGAAAAAAACCTTGTGCATTAATAGAGTCTAATTTATTCTTATCTAAGAACACATACCCAAAAAAAATCCCCCTACCAATAAAACCAAAATTATAATTTATGAAACTTTTCACACTAAAACCATAATCTTCACTTATTTGAGCATATGAGACATCATTTCTAATTAAGTATAATGACCTTTGAAATAAATCAATATTCTCATTCATTGAACCATCAATTTCTAAAAAGACTATTTCAGGAATTACTCTGTCCTTTTCTACAATTCTTTTCAACCTATAATAATTCTCAGCATAGGATTCGCCAGGAAATGCATAATTAAATGAAGTATTTGAAATAAATTCTGGATTCAAACCCATATATGTATGTGAATCACCTAAAAATAAATACTCTAAAGTGTTCTCTGAGATAAAATGAGAATATACTTTATCCTTATGTGGAGTTATAGTATAATGATTATAAACAAAATTAAAACTGAAATTTATTATAATGAAGCATATTAAAAACAAGAATAAGTAACCTGAAATTTTTATTTTTTGATTTTTTACCATTTTAAAATTGAAAATATATGAATTGAGCGGACTTAAATATACCGAACAATAAAGTTATATAAATTAGACTAATATAATAATAAGGTTCTAAAACTTTAAATTTAATAAAATGTTTATTGTCAAATAATGACTTTTCCTGAATAAAATCTACAATAATTAAGAATACAATTAAAGCTATAGCAATTATAAATTCCCAAAAACTTAAACCAATATTATATTGAAATATATTAAAACTGAAATTTACAAAAAAATTATTGATTATATATATAGCATCACTAAGGCTATTTGCTCTAAAGAAAATCCACCCCAATAGAACAAGATGAAATGTTATAATAATATTAAAGAAACTTAGTAAATATTGAAAATTATTTAATTTTAATAAAATAATAATATTACTCCTAAATTTAACAGTTAACCTAGAAAATAGATAATAAAAGCCATGTAATGCACCCCAGATAATAAATGTCCAATTAGCCCCATGCCAGAGTCCACTGATAATAAAGACAACTAAAACATTAAAGCCCCATCTAGGAATCTTAACTCTATTACCTCCAAGAGGAATATATAGATAATCTTGAAACCATGTAGACAATGATATATGCCACCTCTTCCAAAACTCACCAATTGATTTTGCAAAATATGGTCTTCTAAAATTCTCCATTAAGTCAAAGCCTAGCATTTTTGCACATCCAATTGCTATTAATGAGTAACCTGAAAAATCGCAGAGTATTTGAAATGCAAAGAAATATGTTGCAATAATTAAAGGTAAGCCAGTATAAGCTGAGACATTATTAAATATTTGATCAACTAATATAGATAATCTATCTGCGATTACTACTTTTAGAAAGAAACCCCAAATAATTATCTTGAATCCAAAAATAAAACTATCTAAATCAAACTCTTTTTTTCTCCTAAACTGAGGTAATAAATTTTTAGCTCTCTCAATTGGACCTGCAACTAATTGAGGGAAAAAAGAAACAAATAAAGCAAATATCCCAAAATGTCTTTCAGCCTTTATTTTCTTATTATATACATCAATAACATATCCAACTGTCTGGAATGTATAAAATGAGATTCCTACAGGCAAGATTAAATCTAGCAATAAAGGACTTGTACTGAAACTAAAATAATTTAAAAAGTTTGAAAATGAAATACTTATAAAATTGAAATATTTAAAAACAAATAAAAAACTAAAATTTAATAAAATTGTAAGATAAAGATAAAATTTCTTAGATCTACCTTCTTTTAATTTTTCAATTTTGATAGCTAAGAAGTAATTAATAAATGTGTATAAAAATATTAAAAAAGCATATTTGAAATTCCAAACCATATAAAAATAATAACTTGAAATCAGCAACAAAATCCATCTATAACCACTAGGAATTATATAATATACAATAAGGATTGAAATAAAAAATAATATAAAATGAATTGAATTAAAAAGCATTATAAAAAGAATGATTAATAAGTATTAATAAAATTTTCTTAAAAGATAGAAGAATCAAGTAAAAATATATAAGAAAAAAGTCAAGTATTTTACGTTTTAATGATTTTTTTATCCAAGAAATCTATAGTTTATCCCTACTTCTAATTTTTTTCAAAAAAACAATAGCAACGATTTTATAATTGGGTTTTCTAAATAATTTTACAAATGGAAAATTTGAGAAAAAATACTCGAACAATATTAATTCTATACCTG carries:
- a CDS encoding Lrp/AsnC family transcriptional regulator, with the protein product SNENLNQIIKYLENHKNTTWIGKTFGRYDLRISIIVKTHEEVHKIISEYNKEFGKNIAFIDYLYVIDKFKAPANLFLENIFDKNVVREYSFNNLKENDTKKDLEKLDQIDKQIIYELSQNPKETYAKIAIDTKLTAEAIKYRVKRLENNRYITGNSIVIDGNKFGKIWCSVLLNINSGKMNEFKKFLKEQAFLSNYAETIGNWNFTANFFANSIEELYESLNIVRNKFSEDINNFEFLIIFDFYKFPKLPSCILE
- a CDS encoding MBOAT family protein, coding for MVWNFKYAFLIFLYTFINYFLAIKIEKLKEGRSKKFYLYLTILLNFSFLFVFKYFNFISISFSNFLNYFSFSTSPLLLDLILPVGISFYTFQTVGYVIDVYNKKIKAERHFGIFALFVSFFPQLVAGPIERAKNLLPQFRRKKEFDLDSFIFGFKIIIWGFFLKVVIADRLSILVDQIFNNVSAYTGLPLIIATYFFAFQILCDFSGYSLIAIGCAKMLGFDLMENFRRPYFAKSIGEFWKRWHISLSTWFQDYLYIPLGGNRVKIPRWGFNVLVVFIISGLWHGANWTFIIWGALHGFYYLFSRLTVKFRSNIIILLKLNNFQYLLSFFNIIITFHLVLLGWIFFRANSLSDAIYIINNFFVNFSFNIFQYNIGLSFWEFIIAIALIVFLIIVDFIQEKSLFDNKHFIKFKVLEPYYYISLIYITLLFGIFKSAQFIYFQF